A genomic stretch from Oncorhynchus keta strain PuntledgeMale-10-30-2019 unplaced genomic scaffold, Oket_V2 Un_contig_1320_pilon_pilon, whole genome shotgun sequence includes:
- the LOC127918127 gene encoding hornerin-like, translating into MYVTHSGGSESESHSGGSESESLYSGGSESHYSGGSESHYSGGSESHYSGGSESHYSGGSESHYSGGSESHYSGGSESESHYSGGSESESHYSGGSESHYSGGSESHYSGGSESESHYSGGSESESHYSGGSESESHYSGGSESESHYSGGSESHYSGGSESHYSGGSESESHYSGGSESESHYSGGSESESHYSGGSESESHYSGGSESESHYSGGSESESHYSGGSESESHYSGGSESESHYSGGSESESHYSGGSESESHYSGGSESESHYSGGSESHSGGSESESYSGGSESESHYSGGSESESHYSGGSESHYSGGSESESHYSGGSESESHYSGGSESESHYSSGSESESHYSGGSESESHYSGGSESESHYSGGSESESHYSDGSESESHYSGGSESESHYSDGSESESHYSDGAESHYSGGSESHYIGGSESESHYSGGSESESHYSGGSESHYSDGSESESHYSDGSESHYSGGSESESHYSGGSESESHYSDGSESESTHYSGGSESHYSGGSESHYSGGSESESHYSDGSESESHYSDGSESESHYSGGSESESHYSGGSESESHYSDGSESESHYSDGSESESHYSGGSESESHYSGGSESESHYSGGSESESHYSSGSESESHYSGGSESESPHYSDGSESHYSGGSESESHYSDGSESESHYSGGSESESTHYSDGSESESHYSGGSESESHYSGGSESESHYSGGSESHYSDGSESESHYSGGSESESIHYSDGSESESHYSGGSESESHYSGGSESESHYSGGSESESHYSGGSESESHYSDGSESESTHYSDGSESESTHYSDGSESESIHYSDGSESESTHYSDGSESESHYSDGSESESHYSDGSESESTHYSDGSESESHYSSGSESESHYSGGSESESHYSDGSESHYSDGSESESIHYSDGSESESHYSDGSESESHYSDGSESESHYSDGSESESHYSDGSESESHYSGGSESESHYSGGSESESHYSGGSESESHYSGGSESESHYSGGSESESHYSGGSESHYSGGSESESHYSGGSESESHYSGGSESESHYSGGSESESHYSGGSESESHYSGGSESESHYSGGSESHYSGGSESESHYSGGSESESHYSSGSESESCCWVCRETCNTNI; encoded by the exons ATGTATG TGACACATAGTGGTggttcagaatcagaatcacatagtggtggttcagaatcagaatcactttatagtggtggttcagaatcacattatagtggtggttcagaatcacattatagtggtggttcagaatcacattatagtggtggttcagaatcacattatagtggtggttcagaatcacattatagtggtggttcagaatcacattatagtggtggttcagaatcagaatcacattatagtggtggttcagaatcagaatcacattatagtggtggttcagaatcacattatagtggtggttcagaatcacattatagtggtggttcagaatcagaatcacattatagtggtggttcagaatcagaatcacattatagtggtggttcagaatcagaatcacattatagtggtggttcagaatcagaatcacattatagtggtggttcagaatcacattatagtggtggttcagaatcacattatagtggtggttcagaatcagaatcacattatagtggtggttcagaatcagaatcacattatagtggtggttcagaatcagaatcacattatagtggtggttcagaatcagaatcacattatagtggtggttcagaatcagaatcacattatagtggtggttcagaatcagaatcacattatagtggtggttcagaatcagaatcacattatagtggtggttcagaatcagaatcacattatagtggtggttcagaatcagaatcacattatagtggtggttcagaatcagaatcacattatagtggtggttcagaatcagaatcacattATAGTGGTGGTTCAGAATCACATAGTGGTGGTTCAGAATCAGAATCATATAGTGGTggttcagaatcagaatcacattatagtggtggttcagaatcagaatcacattatagtggtggttcagaatcacattatagtggtggttcagaatcagaatcacattatagtggtggttcagaatcagaatcacattatagtggtggttcagaatcagaatcacattatagtagtggttcagaatcagaatcacattatagtggtggttcagaatcagaatcacattatagtggtggttcagaatcagaatcacattatagtggtggttcagaatcagaatcacattatagtgatggttcagaatcagaatcacattatagtggtggttcagaatcagaatcacattatagtgatggttcagaatcagaatcacattATAGTGATGGTGCAGAATCACATTATAGTGGAGGTTCAGAATCACATTATATTGGTggttcagaatcagaatcacattatagtggtggttcagaatcagaatcacattatagtggtggttcagaatcacattatagtgatggttcagaatcagaatcacattATAGTGATGGTTCAGAATCACATTATAGTGGTggttcagaatcagaatcacattatagtggtggttcagaatcagaatcacattatagtgatggttcagaatcagaatcaacacattatagtggtggttcagaatcacattatagtggtggttcagaatcacattatagtggtggttcagaatcagaatcacattatagtgatggttcagaatcagaatcacattatagtgatggttcagaatcagaatcacattatagtggtggttcagaatcagaatcacattatagtggtggttcagaatcagaatcacattatagtgatggttcagaatcagaatcacattatagtgatggttcagaatcagaatcacattatagtggtggttcagaatcagaatcacattatagtggtggttcagaatcagaatcacattatagtggtggttcagaatcagaatcacattatagtagtggttcagaatcagaatcacattatagtggtggttcagaatcagaatcaccACATTATAGTGATGGTTCAGAATCACATTATAGTGGTggttcagaatcagaatcacattatagtgatggttcagaatcagaatcacattATAGTGGTGGTTCAGAATCAGAATCAACACATTATAGTGATggttcagaatcagaatcacattatagtggtggttcagaatcagaatcacattatagtggtggttcagaatcagaatcacattatagtggtggttcagaatcacattatagtgatggttcagaatcagaatcacattATAGTGGTGGTTCAGAATCAGAATCAATACATTATAGTGATggttcagaatcagaatcacattatagtggtggttcagaatcagaatcacattatagtggtggttcagaatcagaatcacattatagtggtggttcagaatcagaatcacattatagtggtggttcagaatcagaatcacattATAGTGATGGTTCAGAATCAGAATCAACACATTATAGTGATGGTTCAGAATCAGAATCAACACATTATAGTGATGGTTCAGAATCAGAATCAATACATTATAGTGATGGTTCAGAATCAGAATCAACACATTATAGTGATggttcagaatcagaatcacattatagtgatggttcagaatcagaatcacattATAGTGATGGTTCAGAATCAGAATCAACACATTATAGTGATggttcagaatcagaatcacattatagtagtggttcagaatcagaatcacattATAGTGGTGGTTCCGAATCAGAATCACATTATAGTGATGGTTCAGAATCACATTATAGTGATGGTTCAGAATCAGAATCAATACATTATAGTGATggttcagaatcagaatcacattatagtgatggttcagaatcagaatcacattatagtgatggttcagaatcagaatcacattatagtgatggttcagaatcagaatcacattatagtgatggttcagaatcagaatcacattatagtggtggttcagaatcagaatcacattatagtggtggttcagaatcagaatcacattatagtggtggttcagaatcagaatcacattatagtggtggttcagaatcagaatcacattatagtggtggttcagaatcagaatcacattatagtggtggttcagaatcacattatagtggtggttcagaatcagaatcacattatagtggtggttcagaatcagaatcacattatagtggtggttcagaatcagaatcacattatagtggtggttcagaatcagaatcacattatagtggtggttcagaatcagaatcacattatagtggtggttcagaatcagaatcacattatagtggtggttcagaatcacattatagtggtggttcagaatcagaatcacattatagtggtggttcagaatcagaatcacattATAGTAGTGGTTCAGAATCAGAATCATGTTGCTGGGTCTGCAGAGAAACATGCAACACTAATATTTAG